ATAAAACTCCAGCACCTGAGCTCAATGCTTGGACCAAGCCCAACGCCCCACGTCTCATCAAACACCAAGTCCATGCGGGAGGCAGGAGCCCCTGTCACACCAACAgccacctctcctctcccttcagTTCCTCGGTAAATTGTTCACAGCTCTTCCTGtcagtcttttaaaaacaagggATTAAATTGCACCTGCACGTGTCCACACACACACTCGTgtacacttttaaaataaccCATCTACAGTAGAGTCAGTCTACAATGTTGTTGCAGTATGAAACTCGATCACTGAGAAATGGGGCCACGTGCAAGCATTTCTACTCATTGCTGCGACGGGCCTCAGGCTGCAGTGGGGAAAGTTTGCAAACAGGCAAACAAGTTAAGTGTTGTTGTGGCCCTCCACACCTCAGCTATGGCCCCAAAAAGGCATTTCACctgcaaaaagcaaaaggacaagGGCTGCTTTCTCAGGAGTGATTGTGCCCTGAACACATCCCAGCCAGCTTTCAAACCACTAGGGCACAGGTGCTGGTCCAGCACTGATGGTGGATCAAAAATCAAATGTTCAAATTCTAATAATTTATGCAAGATAGATGAAGGTACATTTTGGCCTTTGAAAGAGTTGACTCACGACATATTATGTTTATCAGAGACCTCAACAAAATCTTACCCTCAGATGTGGCCTCCATGCATATCTACTTACTAGCAGTGCGATCAGCCTCGATACCTACCTGTGAAAGCTGTTGTTTTGCATTTCCCTGGTCTTTACGTGTTATCCCTGGTTACTGTCTGTCTCCTTCACCccttattttttccaagtttaaTTCTTAATGGAAAACAAGCTTAATTTGAGGATGGCAGTGTTCATATGGTGGTGTTCATATGGTGGTGGCAGTGGAGGGAGACAACTGAaatgtgtcctggttttggctttACCACACTGGACAGCTGTGGATTAAATAGTTTACAGAACAGTAACATGCAGAGCTTGCCACACCTTTCTGGAGGCACTGCAATACTGGGGTGAAGTGTGAAGTTGTTGGAACAAGACACTGATCCCTCTACCAACTCTAAGAAAAGCCATTCAGCAGACAATCATCACATCACAGATCTATATTTGAGCTTACTAAGATCCTATGTAGTATTGTATTGTATACTTTCTCAGCCAAAATGCTAACCTAGATTGAATCAGCAGTGCTAACCACACATTGAAATAAAgtcttctttcattttgcacTTATATTTTACAAGACCTGTTGACCTATGAGGTCTCAAATTCCTCGATGCTACCAGAATAACAAAAGCATCGCGTAAATAAACAGTAACAGCAGTCTCAAGAGAGTAATCAGCTTTCTGGTCCACAGCGACTAAATTAAACTCAACCTTGAAGGTGACAAATGTTACtgatgttggaaaaaaataaaatttatgtttTGGTGCCAGAGATTTTAACAATCCATCCTTTCAAAATGTATTCAGGCAATATTTTCAGGCATATTATGTTCCATTAAGAGTATCATGTGATTACTCTCCTGCTCTGGAACAAGGACTTTAATCTAGATATGATTACAGGAATGTAATCACTTTCTGACAAAGGATCTCATTTCTGCaatgtttcaaaagaaaaaaacacctggtAGATGTATGAGGCATTACATGTTATAGAGTCCTACTATACAGCTGGTATTTATTATTCCACGTCTCTTATTTCTGTACACATGCACCTTTGCTGTTTTGAAGGCCAGTGTATATCATACGCTGATcattcagtttgaaaaatatataatcttCTCCTCAGGGCAGTTCTTTACCACAGCACTTCCAGACTTGTCATCTTCTCCATTCTCCACCTTTGCACCTAAGGCTTTCCTCTCAAGAGGTATACGCAGGTTTCAGCACTGAAACAATGCAGTAGTATTAATTCAGTATTGCTGAACAGTAgtactgaaaacagaaacccAAGTTTGGCTCAGCTCTTCTGCATCTTCACTCTTGTTCTTTGGCAGGTGAAGTACACCATGTTGTTTTGATTAAGATAACCTGCAGttcatgaaaacatttcctCATTTTACTGTTATCCTGCATACTAGACGTATTAATGAACTTTTAATTCTTTAGCTGTTTCAAGTTCTCTGCATACAgctatttcatagaatcatatcattcaggttggaaaagacctctaagattaCCTaatccaacctttaacctagcactgacaagcccaccactaaaccacgctactaagttctacatctgcACATTTCTtaagaccttcagggatggtgactgaaccacttccctgggcagcctgttccaacactgcacaaccctttcagtgaagaaaaccTAAATACCCAACTAAACAAATACCCAGCCTAAATCACCCCTGGCTCAACTTCAGGCCATTTCTCCTTGTgttatcacttggtgcttgggagaagagcccaatccccacctcactacaacctcctttaaggtaattgtaaatACGATAAGGTGTgtcctgagcctccttttctgaaatgcaaagtcCAGAGCAGAACTTTCTCTATGCACATTACATGTCTCCCTCTGGCATTACTTAGAGAACTTTGATCAACACTCAAGAAAACGTTTTGACAGCACACCCATCTCTTCACCTTGCCTTACAGTGAGCAGTACAAAGCTCAACATGTTACAGGATCTTAGGAACGTGCTCAGTTTCATAGCATGTGTTGTGGTATTCTGGAATGCCACCTTCCTCCCCCACCCAAGCCACTGGCCCAGAGCAGGATCATGCTGGCAAAGGGCAAGGACAGGTAAGGCCACTGCCCTGTGCAGAGGCTCCAGCAGGCTTAGAGCCTGAGTAAACAAACAGAGATAGGATCTCAACAACTGGGTTGCTACCTGAAGGGCCGACCTGATGTGTATTTACAGGTAAGTAAAAAGGGTCTATTAAATATGTCATGTATTATTAATATTGGTTTCCTTGAATACTATTTATCAAGATAAATCACTCCAGTTCATTCTTCCATATTCTATATACTCTGAATTAACTGCTAGACCAGTTTATTTAGAGACAAAAATGTCATAAATGTCAATATGAACTCATTAATTGTATGaatttcctcctcccccccaaaaaaatcgTTATAGCTTCAGgtaatgtccttttttttaatttatttgaagcttattttatttttaactctatGCAGCAGAGGCTCCCTGAATTGACACAGATGAATCTTCTACCTTTGAAACAAAGCTACTGCATCAAGACCACTGGTTGTATCTTCCACAGTGAAAGAATGAGTGCtaagtcttttattttaaaagattttttattaaagattCATTAAACTGTATTAGACAGTTTTTTCTAATCTCATTACCAAGTTAAAGTGCCATCAGTAAAGCCAAACACACACCAAGAAACATACTCTCTTCAGTTTAATCTGGTTGAAGTCTTGTGAACTTTGCATAGACACAACTCATGACATGCAAAGCCCTACCAAGACCACAAGATATGTCaactacatttttaatgaaacgTAAGCAGTCCACGTATCAAGAAATAGCCAGTTCAGcatatgtgaaaataaaaatacagcttgcACAACAAAGTGTATACACTCAGTGAATGGCAGTTACAGTACTCgaaaaaaaagccaactttGTGCTTCACAGCTAAACTGTATACATCTCAATAATTTTGTTCACTGAAGCATTTGGCTAATGACAAGTCTTTGAATGGCACTCAGGCCTAATGATTACAGTGCAAGATACCAGTAAAACTGTTTACTCCAGCTTTCGCTGTGATGGCTCAAAGACAAAAATCTTAGTGTTAGGATCTCTTCTTAAAACTGGTTTACATGAAAGGCATTTCACCATCAACACCCTGCATTGTCCAGTCTGACTACAAAGTAGTAGAACATGACAAATAAGCATATACACtgcaaaacacagttttgtttaatatttatttgtagaACATGAGTTTCTGAACAGATTTAATCAGAAATATTCACACCCTCAaactttatttcagatttttcttgaaaGTCTGCACCCATTAAATAAAGATTATCCTTTGTTTCAAAACAGTTCCAGCATAAATCACTCCTCTATTAAATAATTCTGAGCATTAACCTGTGTTCCCACAGCACTCAAAGTGAGAATTACACTGTTCTAAATACACATTGCATAGTTATCTGCATTCCTTTTTAGCAGATAGCCCAGCACTTATTTCAATAATCCAACCATTACTTCACTGATATCCCACAACTTTCTCGCAACCAAGTCATCCATGGCTTTGGGTAGGAGTTCCTCCTCTTTGCAGTCCCCAAAATATTTCCCTGACACACCTTCAACCTCAGGAGAAGAGGCCAAATAAATAGAAGTTTGGGCTCCTTCCAGAGGTGTTTTGAAGAAAGCCCATGACACCAAATTGAATAGGGGTTTTGCCAGCAAAGGAATATTCACATGCCTGCCTAAATTTGTTCTGACAATCCCAGGATGAAGTGAATTGACAGTGACTCCCGTCCCTTCCAATCGACGTGCTAGCTCCCTTGCAAATAATATATTAGCCAGTTTACTCCGGCTATAACAAAAGCTTTTATTGTAACTTATTTCACTGTTCAAGTCTTCAAAGTTGATCTCTCCATATTTGTAAAGCTTTGAGGATACTACCACAATCCTGCTTGGAGCAGAATTTTTGAGGAGGCCCAGAAGAAGGTTGGTGAGTAAGAAGTGACCCAAGTGGTTTACGCCAAATTGCATCTCAAAACCATCCTCTGTCTTCATGTACGGACACTGGAATATCCCCGCATTATTTATCAGAACATCCAGCCTTGGCTCTTCCTTTGAATAGGAAAGAGAAACATAATTCAGTTTTATAATGCAAACCATACTATTATGCTTAATATTTCTCATTAGACACTGTTAGAGGGAAATAACTTAATTTCTAGTTTTCTAAATTGTAACTTTCCAATAGTCCCTAaattgttactgaaaaaaatgaaaatgagctaCTACTAAACTGAACATTTGACTCCAGCAGGACGCAAGTACATGAAAGCAGGTCTGTATCGACTTTTAATGTGTGCAGACAACACAACATCTGTTTCTCTGGGaacagctttctgcaggaaTTCAGTGGTAATTTATCTTTgtgatgcattttgttttcctctaaaaaAGTAACCTCTTTATTATACTTGGAAAAGCAGACACGTTCATGCATGATAATTGTTTATGACAAACCTCAGCCACAGGCATGGGTACTACCACAAAAGTTATAAAGatacagaacaaaaagcatTATCTCAAAGAACGTCACTGTTGAAGAGAACCTGTCATATTGCAAGCCCATCATCTCACTGAGAAGATgtaatgaaaaaatgtgaagaacaACATTCTCATGATTTTAAACACTATCTCATTCTAATATCACTACATTTCATTGCGCTGCTTGGTGCAAAGTACAGAGCAAAACTCATGACAGAAAAGTAACATTCATGATTCTAACTGAGCAGGTTTCATACAACAATTTACCTAATAGGTAAACTCAAGAACTTAGATGCGTCTATGAGACTGAGGCTTAAAATTTTTATGATATGCTCAGCACATGCTATTTGATGGATTAGTATTCTGGTTCAGACTGAGAGAAGTCAATCAGGAAATCAGTCACATCAGGAAATATAAGTAATTAACACAGAAAGTGGTGAGGATAATTCAAACGTACATTATATACTTCATGCTCCAGGATCCACCCAAAAACTAAAGGCTTTCCAATTTAACCGAAACAATGAATTCTTCAAAAAACATAGATTAAACTAAGCTGCGCAAATAGCCTCTGAATTCAGCAATTTCTCCCATGTCTGAAGTATCACAGGAAACTTATGCTTACATGACTCGGATGCAAAAGTATTCATTCGCTTAACACAAAAAGCAGCGTGAGTTTTCTTTGCTGCTAATTCTTTAaaactcacagaatcacagaatcatctaggttggaagagacctccaagatcacctagtccaacctctgacctaacactaacaagtcctccactaaaccatatcgctaagctctacacctaaacgtcttttaaagacctccagggatggtgactcaaccacttccctgggcagcccattccaatgcctaacaaccctttcagtaaagaagttcttcctaatatccaacctaagcctcccctggcgcaactttagcccattccccctcgtcctgtcaccaggcacgtgggagaacagaccaacccccacctcgctacagcctcctttaaggtacctatagagagcaacgaggtctcccctgagcctcctcttctccaggctgaacaatcccagctccatcagccgctcctcataagccttgttctccagacccctcaccagcttcgttgcccttctctggactcgctcaaaCTAATGTCGGCAAGCACAGATCACTTCACGTCATTTTGATGATAAAAATAGAGAATCTCAAGACAAATTTTATACCATTTGCCTTTTATTTGACTACCGTTGACGGCAAAGATACAGAGAGCAAAACACAAATTTGTACTTGGCATTCAATTAATGATGGCTGGCATCTGACCCCACAAAACATCAAGTAATTCAGCCTCTGGTTTCTGCAGGACTTGACGTTTCTCAGTATTTCATGTAATTACAAAGGCATGATCCAAAGAGCATCAAACCCAATTCTCCTCTCCCAAAGGGACATAATGGTTTCTATCACTAAGCAAGAACAGCACTGAACAAGTGCCTTACTGCAGATTTGCTGACTGAAGTGTTATTCCTTCCTTTAGAGAACATTGTTTTAGGAACTTTTCACAGCATCTGACCAGAAGATTCATTTCACAAGAATTAATGCTGCAAGAAGGACTTCCACTTGTGCTATTTTCTGAGACTCCTACATTTAATAATCTAGAGTAATGTGATCAACACCAAGCAGGCAGCTACTATGACCAAGAGCATCAGAGTACAAAACATTGCTTTGACAGGCAGTGCTACTCTTTGTAGCTTCTGAGCTTGCtaccattttctgcatttttccatgGAGCCCTCCAACACCTTTAAGTCATTTTTTTGCAACGAGGCTAAGGAGTGAAAGATGTAATCACTTGCAGTTTTGGAATGGAAAGCTCCCACAAAGAAAGTTAGGCTGTGAGAGTGCATTGTTTCCCCATCCTGACAATATTTAAGCCTTATTCACCCCCATCCTGATGATCTTTAAGTATTCTTCAtctcaaaacacacacaaacaacacAATAATATCCCCATCAACCAAacaaccaaaggaaaaaaaaaaacaaccacaaccAACACAAGTCCAAAAAGCAGTCACAGGTTCACAGAAGACAAATAACGTGAACTTGAATGTAACAGCTTCTTGAACTCATATTCCTTGCTATTCAGATGCTTTGgggattattttgaaaataaaagttaaaatgcaCCTGTGAGCAGCACCCTGCAAATACATTCACTCTCTCTTTCACTATCCATTTCTCATTTACAGTCATTTCTACTGGCTTTACCAATGACGAATGGataataaatttacatttttggaTATTATGTGCTACAGAAGATATGACTTTAAAGGTTAAACAGTAAGTTTCTGGTCTAGTGTTTTATATCATTTTGTATATATGTCTATTTTCACAAAA
This genomic stretch from Anser cygnoides isolate HZ-2024a breed goose chromosome 3, Taihu_goose_T2T_genome, whole genome shotgun sequence harbors:
- the RDH14 gene encoding retinol dehydrogenase 14 produces the protein MAAAVAAAAVLGGGLLLAAWRWLRPAARPGAGSAASMRGKTVIITGANSGLGRAVAAELLRMRARVIMGCRDRARAERAASEIRAELGEREAAEGGGELVVRQLDLASLSSVRDFCRQVLQEEPRLDVLINNAGIFQCPYMKTEDGFEMQFGVNHLGHFLLTNLLLGLLKNSAPSRIVVVSSKLYKYGEINFEDLNSEISYNKSFCYSRSKLANILFARELARRLEGTGVTVNSLHPGIVRTNLGRHVNIPLLAKPLFNLVSWAFFKTPLEGAQTSIYLASSPEVEGVSGKYFGDCKEEELLPKAMDDLVARKLWDISEVMVGLLK